The proteins below come from a single Asanoa ferruginea genomic window:
- a CDS encoding phosphotransferase encodes MSPVATAPAHLRVRDAQLRAAYLREVLDLLYPPPCFTDGAPGDDTDGRVVGAPVADYLVVPDLRRPRLLVPARSRRIAAAAVRRYAEPQGRLARLKRDAVVTALRSGASGLLLRDRVRVYGPAAETIDGYLRRVLGAEVALSIHIGPARANRKPVLQLIARDGRTVGFGKLGTGPLTRRLVRAETSALNALAHAVVDDVTIPRVLHSGEWRGNQVLVQSALPVWQPRAPLAAERLGAAMRAVALCCGTSKGWLSTSPYWTELRERLSTVTDRPDGAALANAARDLAARAGDTDLRYGAWHGDWAPWNMASLANSLLVWDWERFTLGVPLGFDALHYELQRRIQTDPDAAAAVERMVTRAPLLLAPFEVPRAAAELTALLYLIDLAARYLADRQAEAGARLGVLGTWLLPVLVRRVEAFR; translated from the coding sequence TTGAGTCCCGTTGCCACGGCGCCGGCACACCTGCGGGTGCGGGACGCCCAGCTACGCGCGGCCTACCTGCGCGAGGTGCTCGACCTGCTGTATCCACCCCCCTGTTTCACCGACGGGGCGCCCGGTGACGACACCGACGGCCGGGTCGTCGGGGCACCGGTGGCGGACTATCTGGTGGTGCCCGACCTGCGCCGGCCGCGGCTGCTGGTGCCGGCGCGGTCGCGGCGGATCGCGGCCGCCGCCGTGCGCCGGTATGCCGAGCCGCAGGGCCGGCTCGCCCGGCTCAAGCGCGACGCGGTGGTCACCGCGCTGCGCAGCGGGGCGAGCGGGCTGCTGCTGCGCGACCGGGTCCGGGTGTATGGCCCGGCCGCCGAGACCATCGACGGCTATCTGCGGCGGGTGCTCGGTGCCGAGGTGGCGCTGAGCATCCACATCGGACCGGCGCGGGCCAACCGCAAGCCGGTGCTCCAGCTCATCGCCCGCGACGGCCGCACGGTCGGGTTCGGCAAGCTGGGCACGGGGCCGCTGACCCGCCGGCTGGTGCGGGCCGAGACCTCGGCGCTCAACGCGCTCGCGCACGCCGTTGTCGACGACGTCACCATTCCCCGCGTGCTGCACAGCGGCGAGTGGCGGGGCAACCAGGTGCTGGTGCAGAGCGCGCTGCCGGTCTGGCAACCCCGGGCGCCGCTGGCCGCCGAGCGGCTGGGCGCGGCGATGCGCGCGGTCGCCCTGTGTTGCGGCACCTCGAAGGGCTGGCTGTCGACCAGCCCCTACTGGACCGAGTTGCGGGAGCGGCTGTCGACGGTGACCGACCGGCCGGACGGTGCCGCGCTGGCCAACGCCGCCCGCGACCTGGCCGCGCGGGCCGGCGACACCGACCTGCGTTACGGGGCCTGGCACGGCGACTGGGCGCCGTGGAACATGGCGTCGCTGGCGAACTCGCTGCTGGTCTGGGACTGGGAACGGTTCACCCTCGGCGTCCCGCTCGGCTTCGACGCGCTGCACTACGAGTTGCAGCGCCGGATCCAGACCGACCCCGACGCGGCAGCCGCGGTGGAACGCATGGTCACCCGGGCGCCGCTGCTGCTCGCCCCGTTCGAGGTGCCGCGCGCCGCGGCCGAACTGACGGCCCTGCTCTACCTGATCGACCTGGCCGCCCGGTATCTCGCCGACCGGCAGGCCGAGGCCGGTGCCCGGCTCGGCGTGCTCGGCACCTGGCTGCTGCCCGTACTCGTCCGTCGCGTGGAGGCCTTCCGGTGA
- a CDS encoding sulfotransferase — MKSSHVPSPVKRVVHFGSRSYGRITAPARMLPSFLICGGQRCGTTSLYRALAAHPAVLKAVLHKGVHYFDTSYHHGMAWYRGHFPLQRTAAKVVEQFGVPAQTFESSPYYMYHPHAVARIARDLPDVKLVTLVRDPVERAYSQHAHELARGFESEPSFARALALEPGRLHGQEERLADDPTYYSFGHQHHAYRARGEYATYLSAMAGRIGRDRILVVESERFFTTPEEVYDEVLEFLGLPDLGYPPFERHNARPRESAMDEQTRRDLTAHFAAHDDRLTEWLGRDPVWRR, encoded by the coding sequence GTGAAGTCGTCGCATGTTCCCAGCCCGGTCAAACGGGTCGTCCACTTCGGATCGCGCTCCTACGGCCGGATCACCGCGCCGGCCCGGATGCTGCCGTCGTTCCTGATCTGCGGCGGCCAGCGGTGCGGCACCACCTCGCTCTACCGCGCCCTGGCCGCGCACCCGGCCGTGCTCAAGGCCGTGCTGCACAAGGGGGTGCACTATTTCGACACTTCCTACCACCACGGCATGGCCTGGTATCGCGGGCACTTCCCGCTGCAACGCACCGCGGCCAAGGTGGTCGAGCAGTTCGGGGTGCCGGCGCAGACGTTCGAGTCGAGCCCCTACTACATGTATCACCCGCACGCGGTCGCCCGGATCGCCCGCGACCTGCCCGACGTCAAGCTGGTCACGCTGGTCCGCGACCCGGTCGAACGGGCCTACTCGCAGCACGCGCACGAGTTGGCCCGTGGTTTCGAGTCGGAACCGTCGTTCGCCCGCGCACTCGCGCTCGAGCCGGGCCGGCTGCACGGCCAGGAGGAACGGCTCGCCGACGACCCGACCTACTACAGCTTCGGACACCAGCACCACGCCTACCGGGCCCGCGGCGAGTACGCGACCTACCTGTCGGCGATGGCCGGCCGGATCGGCCGGGACCGGATCCTGGTCGTGGAGAGCGAGCGGTTCTTCACCACGCCGGAAGAGGTATACGACGAGGTGCTCGAGTTCCTCGGCCTGCCCGACCTCGGCTACCCGCCCTTCGAACGGCACAACGCCCGGCCGCGCGAGTCCGCGATGGACGAGCAGACCCGGCGCGACCTGACCGCACACTTCGCGGCGCACGACGACCGCCTCACCGAGTGGCTCGGGCGCGACCCGGTCTGGCGCCGATGA
- a CDS encoding lipopolysaccharide biosynthesis protein, with protein sequence MTTNLADLAKDDAAAATKKAIGNVARGGAAGIVGAGVAGLAGLAVTWLVAHRLGPEHAGAFFAATAAFVLTSTLAKLGTQTGLVYWPARLRARGHGFLLGACLRTAFAPVVCAALGVGVLLFVDAPALARLTAGDASPAVRAELVTQIRLLAAFVPLAVLSDTLLAATRGYRLIRPTVLLDKLVRPGLQTVGVAAVAVSGSAGPSLFALAWALPYVPTAVFAGYALHRAHTQTMADIVPTRVKRSHRASMRRAFWRFTGPRSVASVAQLALQRVDVLLVAALAGLGAAGLYAVAGRFVVLGQFANQGISQAVQPRLAEALAVKDRTAANALYQTATGWLVLLTWPLYLLVMTYAPAYLSIFGSAYRDAAPIVLVLAGAMLVATGCGMVDIVLSMAGRTAWNLGNVLVALGLTIALDLTLIPRIGALGAAIGLAAAVVANNVLPLAQVGLGLRLHPFGAGWLSAAGVTLLSFGLAPWLVGSLLGGGGAATVTALGVAVATYLAGVRLLRGPLALDALKALRPRRR encoded by the coding sequence ATGACCACGAACCTCGCGGACCTTGCCAAGGACGATGCCGCCGCCGCGACGAAGAAGGCGATCGGCAACGTCGCGCGGGGTGGTGCCGCGGGGATCGTCGGCGCGGGCGTGGCCGGGTTGGCCGGGCTCGCGGTCACCTGGCTGGTCGCGCACCGGCTCGGCCCGGAGCACGCGGGCGCGTTCTTCGCCGCCACGGCCGCGTTCGTGCTCACCTCGACGCTGGCGAAGTTGGGCACGCAGACCGGGCTGGTCTACTGGCCGGCCCGGTTGCGCGCGCGCGGCCACGGTTTCCTACTCGGTGCCTGCCTGCGCACCGCGTTCGCGCCGGTGGTCTGCGCGGCTCTCGGTGTCGGCGTGCTGCTGTTCGTCGACGCGCCGGCACTGGCGCGGTTGACCGCCGGCGACGCGTCGCCCGCCGTACGCGCCGAGTTGGTCACCCAGATCCGGCTGCTGGCCGCGTTCGTGCCGCTGGCGGTGCTGTCCGACACGCTGCTCGCGGCGACCCGCGGCTACCGGCTGATCCGGCCGACCGTGCTGCTCGACAAGCTGGTCCGGCCGGGGCTACAGACGGTCGGCGTCGCGGCGGTCGCGGTCAGCGGTTCGGCCGGGCCGAGCCTGTTCGCGCTCGCCTGGGCGCTGCCCTACGTGCCGACGGCCGTTTTCGCCGGCTACGCGCTGCACCGGGCACACACCCAGACCATGGCCGACATCGTGCCGACCCGGGTGAAGCGCTCGCACCGGGCCAGCATGCGGCGGGCGTTCTGGCGGTTCACCGGCCCGCGCTCGGTCGCGTCGGTTGCCCAACTCGCGTTGCAGCGGGTCGACGTGCTGCTGGTGGCCGCGCTTGCCGGGCTCGGCGCCGCCGGGCTCTACGCGGTCGCCGGCCGGTTCGTGGTGTTGGGGCAGTTCGCCAACCAGGGCATCTCGCAGGCCGTGCAGCCGCGGCTGGCCGAGGCGCTCGCCGTCAAGGACCGCACCGCCGCCAACGCGCTCTACCAGACCGCGACCGGCTGGCTGGTGCTGCTGACCTGGCCGCTCTACCTGCTGGTGATGACCTACGCGCCGGCCTACCTGAGCATCTTCGGCTCCGCCTACCGCGACGCCGCGCCGATCGTGCTGGTGCTGGCCGGCGCGATGCTGGTCGCCACCGGCTGCGGGATGGTCGACATCGTGCTGTCGATGGCCGGCCGCACCGCCTGGAACCTCGGCAACGTGCTGGTCGCGCTCGGCCTGACGATCGCCCTCGACCTCACGCTGATCCCGCGCATCGGCGCGCTGGGCGCCGCGATCGGCCTGGCCGCGGCCGTGGTGGCCAACAACGTGCTGCCGCTCGCCCAGGTCGGCCTGGGGCTGCGGCTGCATCCGTTCGGCGCCGGTTGGCTGTCGGCCGCCGGGGTCACGCTGCTCAGCTTCGGCCTCGCGCCGTGGCTGGTCGGCTCCCTGCTGGGGGGCGGCGGTGCCGCCACCGTGACCGCGCTCGGTGTCGCGGTCGCCACGTATCTGGCCGGAGTGCGCCTCCTGCGCGGGCCACTCGCGTTGGACGCGTTGAAGGCGTTACGCCCGCGGCGCCGGTGA